The Gemmatimonas phototrophica region GTTCTGCAGGTCGGCGGGGCTGATGCCGGGAATGGCGCTGGCCTGGGCCAGCGTCGCGGGGCGCAGGCGGGCCAGTTTCTGCCGCGCTTCAATGGAGATCGTTCGGATCTCGTCGTATTTGAGCGACGTGGGGAGGGGCAGGGCCCCTTGGGCAGTGAGCCGAGCGGCGCGCGAGCGCTCCTTGTCGAAGTAGCCGGCGTATTTGATCTCCAGCTCGGCGCCAATTACGGCATCCCGTGGGAGATCGGCGCCCACCCCGGCGGCATCAAAGAGCGATTGCAGGGAAATGTCCTGCCGCTTGGTAAGCTCCACCGCCCGCACCGCATGCTGCAGCGGACGGGAGCCGGCGGCCACCAGCAGCGGGTCGGCCACCTCCGGCGTCATGCTGGTGCGTTCGGCCAGGGCGAGCGCATCGCGCACCGCCGAGAGGCGCGAGGCCATGACATCGCGTTCCACGCCGGTGAACAGCCCGGCCTCGTCGGCAATCGGTGCCAATCGCGACAGCGCGTTGTCCTGCCGAACGGTGAGCCGGAATTCGCTGCGGGAGGTAAACAGCCGATACGGCTCATCAACGCCGCGCGTGATGAGGTCATTCACCAGCACGCCGATGTAACTCGTTTCGCGCCCCAGTACGAGTGGCTCACGCGCCTGCGTACACCGCGCGGCGTTGATGCCGGCAATGACGCCCTGACCCGCCGCTTCTTCGTAGCCGGTGGTGCCATTCACCTGCCCGGCGAAATACAGCCCATCAATGGCGCGCGAACCGAGCGACGCATCGAGCTGTGTGGGCGGATAGTAATCGTATTCAATCGCGTAGCCGGCGCGGGTCATGCGCACATGCTCCAACCCCGGCACGGAGCGCAGAATCTCCAACTGCACCGGTGCCGGCAGACTCGTGGAGAGGCCGTTCACATACAGCTCGGTGGTGTCGTGCCCCTCGGGTTCGAGGAAGAGCTGATGTCGTGTCTTGTCGGGAAACTTCACGACCTTGTCTTCGACACTCGGGCAATAGCGCGGCCCGCGTGACGCAATGGCGCCACCGTACATCGCCGACTCATTGATATGATCGGTGATGATCTCTGTGCCCGATTCTTCAAGCCACGTAATCCAGCAGGGCATCTGCACCGGATGACGCGTGGTGCTCTCCGCATGGTGCGAGCGGCGCGGGGTGGTCCAGAAATGCGACCACGAATAATCGAACAGCTCAATCTCGCTGTCCTGTCGCTCCGTCACGTCGTAGCGCACACTCCGCCCGTCGATGCGCGGCGGTGTGCCGGTCTTGAAACGCTCTGTAGTGAGCCCTACGGCGTCGAGCTGTTCACCCAGCAGCACACTGGGCGCTTCACCAGCGCGGCCACCACTGATGCGCGTGCCGGTGCCAATGTGCATGGTGCCACGTCCAAAGGTGCCAGTGGTGAGCACCACCGCACGCGCACCAAAGCGACGCCCTTCGGCGGTTTCCACGCCGGCAATGCGACGGGTACCGGCGGTAGCGCCTTCGTCGAAGAGCAGCCGCGCGACCATCCCCTGCATGGTGAGCAGATTGGGCTGCGCTTCCAGCAACGTGCGCACCGCTCGCCGGTACAATCCGCGATCACATTGCGCGCGCGGCGCCCACACGGCCGGCCCCTTGCCGCGATTGAGCATGCGGAACTGCACACTCGCCAGGTCGGTGGCGCGCGCCATGATACCGCCCAGCGCATCCACCTCGCGCACCACGGTCCCCTTGGCAATGCCGCCAATGGCGGGATTGCAGGAGAGCTGCCCGATCTGTTCAAGCGCGCCGGTAATGAGCGCGACCTTGGCCCCACTGCGGGCGGCCGACACCGCCGCTTCGGTACCCGCATGTCCGCCGCCCACCACGATCACATCGAACGTGGCTTCGAGGGTGGCACTGGTGGGGGAGGGGATGAGGTCAGTCGGCATGCTCAAAAGGTAAAACAAACGATCGCTGTTGCTGCCGATTTCTTTGCGGCCATGCCGCATCGTGCTCCCACGGCTCCACTGCCGCCGGCTATCGCACCGAACCAAATTCCGGCATGCCTCTCACTCTCTCGCACACCGCCCCCACGCTGCTCATCAAGAAGAGCGCGTTTGAACGCGTGGGTCTCACCCGCGCCCAGTTCGACGAGGCGCTCTCGTTGACCGCCGACGAGTTTCGGGTGGAAGCCGGGCTCATTGCCATTGGCCCGCTGGTGGGTGAGGATACGCTCTCCGACCTCATTGCCCAGCTCGAGGAGTTGGGGCTGGCCTACTACGACGACTTCTTCGAGTTCAGCGGCAACTGGCCGGACTGGCTCAAGCTGTTCGTCATGGACGCCGGGGTCTGACGGCCCCAGCGGCGCCCTTTGCGGTGCGCCGCCATCCAGGCATCACTACGGCGGTGCATCCCTTCCCAGCCGCAGTCGGTGCACCAGCTGTAGCGCACGCGAAACCCCAGAAACCGACGCCACCCTTTGCGCTGCACGGCGAGCGTATCGCCGTCGCACACCGGACACTGCGCGCCCTCGGGGAGCATCACCAGATACACCTTGGTGAGTAGCAAGAACATGCTGATCTGCAACGCCGAAATGACGGCGATGAAGATGTAGGCATCGGTCCAGCTCCAGCGTCCGGGCATCGCGCTTCTCCGTTACAGCCGCTGCTCAACCGCAGACCACGGCTCGGCGAACGCCACGCCCTCGTCCACCCGGTCAATCACGACCTCGATGCCCTCGGCGAGTGCGTCCCCGTCGAGGGACCGCACCGGCAACGTGCATTCGTGTCCGTCCAGCTCGTACACCAGCGTGCCCGTTCCATTGGCCTGTGCCTCGTGGGTGATTCGCGCCAGCGTGCCCTGCAACAGATAGCGCGGGTCCATGTCATCGGCGCGCGCGCTGGGAATGGCCCACCGCGCAATAAGGAGCGACTGCAGCGCATAGGCACCACCGCCGGCCACCAGTGCCACCACGAGTGACGCCACCCAGCTGAACCCGGTGTGTCGGTCGAGCAGGTACCCGGTGAGTCCAAAGACCACACCAAACGCGGCGATGCTGGCCAGGTTGAAGAGCGCCGACGGTTCTGACGCCGGGTTGTGCTCACTCCGCCGTTCGTGCGGGGCACCCATGGGTGCCACCGAGCGCTCGGTGCCATGCAGCATGGCATAGACCCCGAGCACTAACCCCGTTACGAAAAACGCCAACGTCACCACTGTCACCGCAGGACTCTCCGACAAAGACACGCCAACGCCACCTGTTACCAGGCTACCTATCGCGCCGCACCCACCTCGTCAAAGCTAGAGCGCTGCACCACGCGGCTCCATCCTTCGACCCAGAAACTCGGCCGCCCGCCACTCGCCATAATACCAGGGCGTGAGCGGACCCGAGTACGACGTGAACCCCACATGGCCGCCGCGAGCCGGGAATTCCATCTCGACGGCGCTATTGCCGGCAAGTTCAGTGCGCACCCGGTCCAGCACCGCCGGCGGAAGAAACGGGTCGTCCACCGCACTGAGCAGCAAGGTGGGGCGCTGAATACGCGAAAGATACGGGAGGGAGCTGGCGCGGGCGTAATAGTCGGCGGCATCCCTGAACCCGTGCAACGGCGCCGTAAAGGCATCGTCGAATTGCCAGAGCGTGCGGGCCTGCCGCACCACCTGCAGCGGGGCCAACTCCGGATGCCGCGAGATCTTGGCCAGCGCCTTGGGGATGAGCGACTTGAGAAAGAACTTCTCGTATACGGCCCCGAACCCCCGCCCGATATACCGCGACGCCTCGGCCAGATCGAACGGGACCGACATGGCCACGGCCCCACGCACCTGCGCCGGGAGTGCATCCCCCTCCTCCCCCAGCATCTTGCAGAGCACGTTGCCCCCCAGGCTCACACCCATGAGCCCCAGCGGAGCATTGGGGAAGGCGGTGACCAGTTGGCGGACCACCCAGAGCGGGTCACTGGTCTCGCCAGAGTGGTAGCTCCGGGGTAGGCGGTTCGGCTCCGAACCACAAGTGCGGAAGAGCAGCAGGTCGGCGGCCCACCCCCGGGACCGGGCCTCGCGGAACATGGCGCGCGCGTAGTGCGAGTGCACACCACCCTCAAGGCCATGAAAGAGGAGGAGCCGAGGACTGTCGGGACCGCGCTGACCGTCGAGCCGAGCCAGCTCCACAAAGTCGCCGTCGGGGGTGTCCCAGCGCTCCGTCCGCACGGGCAGCCGCGGCTCCCGGCGCCCCAGGCGTCCCCACAGCGTGGCGCTGTGCGGGTCGGGGAGCCACCAGGCGGGGCGATATGGACGGGACGAAGGCATCATGCGCACGCAATCTAAGTGTTAGACTTGGCGCACCCGTTCCACAGCCTTCCTCGCGTCCCCCTCCGCGTGCTCAAGAAAATTGTCCGCAACCTGACCTTTCAGGTCATCGTCGCGGTGACCCTCGGTGTCCTCCTCGGCGTCGTCGCCCCGGATTTCGCCAAGTCGCTCAAGCCCATTGGTGACACGTTCATCAATCTCGTGAAGATGGTGATCACGCCGATCATCTTCCTCACCATCGTGCATGGTATTGCCAGCATGGCCGATCTGTCCAAGCTGGGGCGCGTGGGAGGAAAGGCGCTGCTCTACTTCGAGATTGTATCCACCTTTGCGCTGGGCATTGGGCTGGTGGTGGTGAATCTCACGAAGCCGGGCAAAGGACTCGACATCAGTGCGCTCGCCAAGGGGGACGTGAGCAAATATCTCGCGGCCGGCGAAAAGCAGAGCATGCTGGAGTTCTTCCTGCACATCGTGCCCAGCAACGTGGTGGCCGCGTTTGCGAGTGGCGATCTGCTGCCGGTGGTGTTCTTTGCCGTACTTTTTGGTGTAGCGCTCACCGCCGTGGGTGATGCGGGGCGCGACATTGCCGATCTGCTGGTGCGTTTCCAGGCGGTGTTCTTTCGCATCGTGGCCATGGTGATGGTGCTGGCGCCGGTGGGCGCGTTCGGGGCCATGGCGTATACGGTGGGCACCTTCGGTCTCAAGACGCTGCTGCCGCTGGGACGCCTGATGCTCGATGTCTACGTCACGATGGCGCTGTTCATCTTCATTGTGCTCGGCTCCATCTGTCGCGCGTACGGTTTCCGCATCTGGCCGTTTCTGCGCTACATCAAGGAAGAAATTCTGCTGGTGCTGGGCACCTCAAGCAGCGAAGCCGCACTGCCGCGCATGCTGGAAAAGCTGGAGCGCTACGGCTGCGCCAAGCCGGTGGTGGGGCTCGTTATTCCCACCGGGTATTCGTTCAACCTCGATGGCACGAGTATCTACCTCAGCATGGCAGCCATCTTCATTGCGCAGGTGTACGGCATTGATCTGCCCATTGGCGAACAGCTCACGCTCCTGGGCATTCTGATGCTCACCAGCAAGGGCGCGGCAGGTGTAACGGGCTCGGGGTTCATTGTGCTCGCGTCAACACTGGCCGCGACGCGCACCGTTCCCGTGGAAGGGGTGGCGCTGCTGCTGGGCGTGGATCGCTTCATGAGCGAAGCGCGCGCCATTACGAATCTCATTGGCAACGGCGTGGCCACGCTGGTGGTGTCACGCAGTGAAAACGCGTTCGATGATGAGAAGCGCGCGATTGCTGAGGCGGGGATGTAAGGGGCAACAGCTGGGCCGGACAACAGCTGGGCGGGACAACAGCATGACCTACTGCATGACGAACAGCATGACTAACGGCGGGTTACTGCGGGGTGACTGCGGGAGACTAGTGGGTTGGGGCAGTTCCCCCCAAAAGTCATCATCAGCAGTGATCGCTGACTCCCACTCCGTCACCCGCTGTTTGTCATGCAGTAGTCATGCAGTAGGTCATGCTGTTGTCCCGGCCTGCAGTTGTCCCGGTGGCAGTTATGGCCCCGCCGGAAGCCGAGAAGCCCCGCCGCCCGCTACACCGCCCGCTGCACCGTGCACGGATTCCCGAAGGCGAGCATTCCCGCCGGGACATCGCTGGTCACCACGCTGCCGGCGCCAATGACCGCACCTGCGCCAATGGTGACACCGGGCATGATAAGAGAACCGGCGCCAATCCACGCGCCGTCGCCAATCACGATTGGGCTGGCGGTGGTCACATACGGGGACTGTCCGCTGCCAGGGGTCCACTCGGCGGGCAGGCGCTCGGCCGTGGCCACCGGATGCGAGGCGGTGAGCAGCTGCACGCCCGGACCAATCAGGACCTTCTCGCCAATGGTGATGTTGGCCGAGTCGAGCATGACGACGTTCATGTTGATGAACGTGTGCGCTCCGATGGAGATGTGGGCCCCGTAGTCGCAGAAGAACGGCGCCTCAATCCAGACCCCGTCGCCAATGTGCCCCAGCAGGTCCCGCAGCACCTGCAGCCGCGGTACGGTGGCGTTGGAGGGCGTCTGCTCGAACTGCTGCAGCCGAGCCCGGGCCCGGTGGGTGAGCGCCAGCAGCTCCGGATCGCGCGAATTGTACGGCAGTCCGGCACGCATGCGGGTCCGCTCGGTTTCTGGGGCATTGGTCATGTTCTAAATTACCCCGATGCCCCCGGCCGACCTCCTTGTTCAGATATTTGGCACCAAAAAGAGTGCCGATACCCGAAAAGCGCTGCGATTCTTTGCCGAACGCCGCGTGAAAACGCATTTCGTGGACCTCGCCGAGCGTGCCGCCTCGCTGGGTGAGCTGAAGCGGTTCACGCAGAAATTCGGCGTGGAGGCCATTCTCGATCGCGACAGCAAGCGCTTTGCCGACCTCGGGCTGCGCACGGCGCTCTACGGCGAAGAGAAGTGGCTGTCGATCCTGGCCGACGAACCGTTCATGCTGAAGCAGCCGCTGGTACGACTGCAGAACAAGTTGTGCGTGGGTGTTGATGAGAAGCTGTTCAAGGACTGGCTGGCGTAATCAGGCAACACTCATAACCCATGACTCGAACCCATAACCCGGAACTGATCAGTTCCGGGTTTTGCGCTTGAGTCATGCGTTGTGAGTTAGAAAACTCTCGGCGTATAGACCACGCCATCGGGTGTTTCACCGGCCTTGAGTTCACCGACAATTTTGCGTTGGGCCACGTCGATAATGGCAACGGCGCTGCCCGTGCTGAATGACAGAAAGGCGTACGTGCCGTTGGGGGCGAAGATGATGCCCTGCGGTCCTTTGCCGGGGAGCGAGAGGCGCGCGAGTTCCTTGCGCGACGCGCGGTCAATGAAGCGCAGCTCTTCTTTGCGCAGGTCGGGCATGAGTACGAGCTTGCTGTCGGGCGAATAGAGCACACGGTACGGCCAGCCAAAGCCCTCGGCGGCCGTGCTCACGGTGCCGGAGACGCTGTTCACCACACTGATCAGCCCGGTCTGGTTGCTCCCCACCCACACCTCGGCGCCATCGGGGGTCACGTTGATGGCTTCCGGCTGGTTGGGCACGGCAATGGTGCGCAGCGATGTGCCGGCCACGAGATCGAGTTCTGAGACGGTGTTGCTGCCAATGTTGCCTGTCCAGCCGCGGGTACCGCTGGCGGTGATGCCCACCATGTGCGAGCCGTTCTGGTTGGTGGGAATGACCTTGGGAATTTCTCCCGTGGCGACGCGCACCAGCAGCAGGGCCCGGTTGGCTTCGCTGGTGACGGCCACGAGCGAGTCGCCGGGGAGCAGCACGAGACCATGCGGGCGGCGGTATTCGCCGAGCGAGGCCGTGCGCGTCACCTTGCGTCTGGGGACGTCGATGAACGTGAGCGTGCTCCCCGGTGCCGGGCCGGTACCATAATCGGTCACGATGGCGGTGCGCCCGTCTTGCGTGAGCACGATTTCGTGCGGCCCGTTGCCGGTGGGGAGCGTGGCCAGCGTGGCGCCGGTCCCCACATCAATGATGGTGGCCGTGCCCGGCGTCTTGTTGGTCACCACGAGCGTGCCGGTGAGTCCAGCCACCTGCGCGTGCAGGGGAGTGACGATGGCCAGCAGGGCCGTCAGCAAAAAGGCGCGGCGCATGAGAATTTTCCGGTAGGGTGCGGGGGACGGTCTGGCGCGATAAGATCGCGTCATGGCACGATCGCGCTTTTCGGCTACGAACGCCGTCGGACATTCGTTCAGCGGGACGTTTACCGCCACCCTGTTCCGTTATCCTGGCAAGGGCGGCTGGACCTTTGTTGAGGTGCCCGACGAGTTGGCGCCGCCGGTCACGCACGGTTGGGGACGAACCCCGGTCACGGCGTCGATGGGTGGCGTATCATGGGAAACCAGCGTGTGGCGCGGGAAAGATGGTCGGACGCTCCTGGCGCTTCCGAAAAAGGTACGAGGGTCGTTGGGCGAAGGTGATCACGTCACGTGTCGCATTCAGTTTTCCGCGCTGTAACCTATAACTCTTCTGCTCATGCTCTCCCCCATCGTTGCCGGTGTCTGGCGCATGGCCTCCTGGAACTGGACGCCGCAGGAGCGCCTGCGCTGGATTGAGCAGTGTCTCGAACTGGGCGTGACGAGCTTTGATCACGCCGACATCTACGGCGCGTACACCGTGGAGGCGCTCTTTGGCGAGGCGCTGGCGCTGGCGCCGGGGCTGCGGCAGCGGATGCAGCTGGTGACCAAATGCGGCATTCAGCTGCGCGTGCCGGCGCGCCCCGATACGCGCATCAAGCACTACGACACCTCGGCCCAGCACATTGTGCGCAGCGTGGAGAACAGTTTGGCGGCGCTCGGCACCGACCACATTGAACGTCTGCTGCTGCATCGCCCCGATGCCCTCATGGATGCGGATGAAGTGGCCGGCGCGTTCGAGAGGCTGCAGGAGAGCGGCAAGGTGCAGCAGTTTGGCGTGTCGAATTTCAGCGTCGCGCAATTCGAACTGCTTCACGCGCGCTTTCCGCTGGTGACCAACCAGATTGAGTGGCACCCGCTGCACCGGGCGCCGCTGCACGATGGCACGCTCGATCAGGCCCAGCGCATGCGCGCGCATCCCATGATCTGGTCGCCGCTGGCGGGCGGTGCGCTGTTCACCAGCCACGCCGAAGACGCCATGCGCGTGCGCGGGGTGCTTACCAGCATTGGTGCGCAGTATGGCGTGAGTGCGGCGACGGTCGCGTTTGCGTGGATCCTGCGGCATCCCAGCCGGCCGCATCCCATTGCCGGCTCGCGTCGTATTGAGGCGATGCAGGAAGCGGTGGCGGCGGTGGGGGTGCGGCTGGATGCGCAGGAGTGGACGGAGATTCTTTGCGCGGCGACGGGGGAGGAGGTGCCATGAGGGGCCGCCATAGACAGGGAGCAGGGAGCAGGTGGCAGGGGGCAGGAGGCAGGGGCACTGCGGTGATGATGGGGGCGCTTCTTGCTGCGTTTCCGCTGAGCGCGCAGCAGGCGCCGTTGGGAGGATGGCCGCAGCATTCGCGGGCGCGGCCGGCGCCGCCGGTGGTGACGCCCGGGCCACATGTGAGTGTGTTGCCGCCGCGTGATGCGGTGGTGCTCTTTGATGGCGCGTCGCTGAACGCGTGGATGATGAGCGACAGCACGCCGGCCAAGTGGCGCGTGGTGGATGGCGCCTTTGAAGTGACGCCGGGCACGGGCACGCTGGTAACGCGCGCCGCCTTTGGTGATGTGCAGCTGCACATCGAGTTCATGTCCCCCAATCCGTCCAAGGGGCGCGATCAGGACCGCGGCAACAGCGGCGTGTTTTTTGGCGGCGGCCGCTACGAAGTGCAGGTGCTCGATTCGTACAAGAACCCCACGTACGCCGACGGGCAGGCGGCGAGTTTGTACGGGCAGTATCCGCCGCTGGTGAATGCGAGCCGAGTGCCGGGGGAGTGGCAGAGCTACGACATCACGTACAAGCGACCGCGCTTTGCTGCCACCGGCAAGGTGCTGCAGCCCGCGGTGCTTACGGTGGTGCATAACGGCGTGCTGGTGCAGGATCATCGCGCGCTCATTGGCCCTACGGCCAACGGTTCGCGCCCGCCGTACGAAAAGCATGAGGACCGGCTGCCGCTCATGCTGCAGGACCATGATCATCCGGTGCGCTTCCGTAACGTGTGGGTGCGCAACCTGGAGGCGCTGCCACAGGAAACGGTGCAGTACCGCACGCCGCAGGGCGATGTCTTTCGTGCGCTCGGCGAGACGGATGCCGTGGTGAAAGCGCGTGCGGCACTCGGCGGCAACTATCGCAATGTGAGCAACGTGATTGCGCTAGGTGTGGCGCAGTCGGGGGTGCGGCAGTTTCGCGAAGCCATTACCACGTTTACGCGTGGACTGGCGGCGCTACCGGCTACGGGTCGCAACGTGAAAGACGAAGCGATGCTGCTGCGTTGGCGCGGGCATCGCTATCTGTCGGTGCGCGAGTTTGCCAAGGCGGAGGCCGACCTTACGCGCGGGTTGGCGCTGGATGGCACGAACTACGGCATTCTGTTCCACCTTGGTGTGCTGCGGTTTCACGCCGGGCGCTTTGCCGACGCGGCCGCCCTGTTTGCGCGCGCACAGCCCGTGGCGCCGGATGGTGGCGAGCGGGCCGGCAGTACGGACTGGTTGTGGATGTCGCTGGCGCGGGCGGGGCGTGTAGCAGAAGCCAATGCCATGCTGGTCAAACGTATTGATCAGCAGCCTGACCCCAAGCCGGCGCCGCCGGGGTACGCGTACGTCACGCGGCTCAAGCTGTATCGGGGGGAGATCACCCCGGAGCAGCTCATTGGTGACAACGAAGTGGATGACGTGAGCATCTCCACGCTCGCCTATGGCCTGGGCAACTGGTACATGGTGAAGGGCGATACCGTTAACGCGCGGGCCGCGTGGCAGCGTGCGGTGCAGAGCGGTGGCTGGCCGGGCTTTGGCTTCAACGTGGCGGAAGCGGAACTGCGGCGGCTCGGGGCGCGGCGGCGGGCTCGGTAAAGAGCTCGTCGGAGGCACGGAGGGACGGAGTGCGCGGAGAAATGCTAAAGCCATGCTCCGCTCCTCTGCACCTCCCCACCTCCTTCGATCGGGCCCGTACCAGATTGAGGGGGGTGTGGAGCTGAGGAGGTGAAGAGAACCTCTGGCTGTTCTCAGCCCTGCCAATCGCGCGATGTGGCCAGCAGCGTTGCGGGCACGCCAATCACGTAACCCAGCACCAGCAACATCGGCGCCATGATATCGCCGCCGCGCCAGAGATCGACGTAGCCGAGCAGCAGTGTCAGCGCGGTGATGCCACCGGCCACAGCGGTCTGTCTGTCAAGGGCCATGCGGTTACAGCTCCGTGGCCAGTTCGCGCACCTGCACCGGGTCGAGCGTGCAGTCGTTCACCTGAAACGACACGGCAATGGCGTCACGCGGCAGGAGTGCGCGCACGCGCCATTCTGTACTGGAGACGCGGGTGAGGCGCGTGGGCTCGAAGGGCACCACATGCGCTTCGTTGGCCTGTTGGTCGCGCAGGGCGCGTTGCACCTGCACATCGCGCACGTCGCTGCCGCGCACCACGTACTCCACCACCTTCATGGTGTCGAGCAGGCGGCCCTGCATGATGGCGGCGAGTGAGTCGGCGCCGCGCACCGGCACGGCGCTGTCGCCCAGCACGATCGCCGACGGCTGCACACGGGCGGACAGGTCGCGCTGGTCACTCTGGCGCACCGTAGCGGCCAGCATGAGCATGGCGGTGAGGAGCACACCCCCGAGCCCGGTGAGCGAGCCGCGGCGGCGCCAGCGCGAGGCGTGCTGCACCATGGGGGCCGATAGCAGGCGCGGCGTTGGCAAGCCACGGACGGCGTGCATGATGCGCGTGCGGGCTTCGGGGCGCGACGCCACCGGGGCGCGCAGCGCGTCCACGATCCACGTGGGCGGCTGGTCGTGGTGGTCGGGGGAAAAGGCGCCGGGCTTCATGAGGACAGGTGCTCCGTAAGCAGGGTGCGAAGACGTTGGCAGGCGCGCTGAACACGCATCTTGAGCGCGGACACACCCACGCCCGTCAGGGCCGACATCTCTTCGTAGCTCAGTTCTTCGCCGAACCGTAAGACCAGCGCCTCGCGCGCTTCCGCCCCCAGATGGGACATGGCGTGCGCCAACTCGGCGCGGCGGCTCAGCGCATCGTCGTCAGCGCTCACCGACAGATGCTCGGTGTGCAGCTCCGGGTCGAGCGCCACGTAGCGGGCGTTCTTGGTGGCGCGCGTGCGGCACTGGTTCACCAGAATGCGCATGAGCCAGCCGCCAAACTTGTCGCGCTCGTGATAACTGCCCAGATGACGGTAGGCGCGGACGAAGGCGTCCTGCACCACGTCTTCGGCGTCGTCGGAATCGGCCAGCAGATGGGTGGCCACACGCAGACACTGCGCGTGGTACCGGTCAACCAACGCCGCAAAGGCGTCGGTCTGGCCGGCCAGCACCTGGCGGATCAGGAGCGCATCGGGGGGTGAATGAGGATCGGGCACGCCATCCAACCCGGGTTCGGCGGGAATCGTCACATCGGGTTAGACGGGGTTTCGTGCCCGATGGTTGCAGGGGGGCGGCGGGTTGGGTGTGGGCTTGGGTGTGGGTTTGGGTGTGGGTTTGGGTGTGGGCCCCGTCGCGCGACCCCCTCCCACCCCTTGGCGCGTTGCTTCGGGGGCGGTGCCCCCTCAGAGACGCGCGGTCGGGGCGGGAGGGGGCCGCGCGCCGTCAGCCTCGGGCCATCCGCCGCGGTCGTGGTGCCTACGCGATAGGGTGGGCGCGTCGCTGCGCTCGCTTTGGGGTGCGCGCGGGCTGGGGGCAGCGGGGGAACTGATCAGTTCCGGGTTTTGGGTTCGGGTATTGAGTTGCGGGTAGACCGTGGCATTGCCCGAACCCAGAACCCATGACTCAAACCAGGAACTCGAAACTGATCGGTTGGCGCACTCGCCCCGTGAGCCCGGCGCGGCCCCACACCTCCGCCGCGCGTCTCTGAGGGGGTGACGCCGGCAATGCGTGAGCATTGCTCGGCCACCCCCGAAGCAACGCGCGAAGGAGCGTGTGGGGTCGTGCCGGGCGGTCGCGCGCACCGGGCCACCCCCGAAGCAACGCGCGAAGGAGCGTGTGGGGTTGTGCCGGGCGGTCGCGCGCACGGAAACTCAGCACCTCAGCACCTCCGCTGCCAAGGTCGTATACCAG contains the following coding sequences:
- a CDS encoding 3-keto-disaccharide hydrolase, encoding MMGALLAAFPLSAQQAPLGGWPQHSRARPAPPVVTPGPHVSVLPPRDAVVLFDGASLNAWMMSDSTPAKWRVVDGAFEVTPGTGTLVTRAAFGDVQLHIEFMSPNPSKGRDQDRGNSGVFFGGGRYEVQVLDSYKNPTYADGQAASLYGQYPPLVNASRVPGEWQSYDITYKRPRFAATGKVLQPAVLTVVHNGVLVQDHRALIGPTANGSRPPYEKHEDRLPLMLQDHDHPVRFRNVWVRNLEALPQETVQYRTPQGDVFRALGETDAVVKARAALGGNYRNVSNVIALGVAQSGVRQFREAITTFTRGLAALPATGRNVKDEAMLLRWRGHRYLSVREFAKAEADLTRGLALDGTNYGILFHLGVLRFHAGRFADAAALFARAQPVAPDGGERAGSTDWLWMSLARAGRVAEANAMLVKRIDQQPDPKPAPPGYAYVTRLKLYRGEITPEQLIGDNEVDDVSISTLAYGLGNWYMVKGDTVNARAAWQRAVQSGGWPGFGFNVAEAELRRLGARRRAR
- a CDS encoding RNA polymerase sigma factor, with translation MTIPAEPGLDGVPDPHSPPDALLIRQVLAGQTDAFAALVDRYHAQCLRVATHLLADSDDAEDVVQDAFVRAYRHLGSYHERDKFGGWLMRILVNQCRTRATKNARYVALDPELHTEHLSVSADDDALSRRAELAHAMSHLGAEAREALVLRFGEELSYEEMSALTGVGVSALKMRVQRACQRLRTLLTEHLSS